One Pseudorhodoplanes sinuspersici DNA segment encodes these proteins:
- a CDS encoding nucleoside-diphosphate sugar epimerase/dehydratase → MLHLRTMTTRKALIVLHDLLATAAALLVAFYIRFEEQRLSVRVDLLWMMLPGIMIYAGIVYHFFHLDDAKWRFASLPDLWNIFRSATVLAITLLILDYIMVAPNVYGDFFFGKATILIYWVLQMFFLGGPRVAYRYFRYSRARIKATKNESAFILILGRAADAEVLLRAVESGAVKKVWPVGVLSQSPSDRGQSIRGIQVLGNFDDLERAISDLAARGTNVHRVVLTPSAFEPGVPTDTLLMRARRLGLSTSRLPSLDDSVEALRLAPVNVEDLLLRPSVKIDYRRLENFIKGRSIVVTGGGGSIGAEICDRVVTFGASRILVIENSEPALHAVLEALKSKQADAEITGRLADIRDRDRIMRLMSDFKPDIVFHAAALKHVPLLERDWGEGVKTNVFGSVNVADAAAASGATAMVMISTDKAIEPVSVLGATKRFAEMYCQALDGQFARKAGPGMTPMRLIAVRFGNVLASNGSVVPKFKAQIEAGGPVTVTHPDMVRYFMTIREACDLVVTSATHALGPERSDVAVYVLNMGQPVKIVELAERIIRLSGLEPGRDIDVTFTGIRPGERLHEILFAREEPTAEIGVAGVVAARPLSPSLETMRAWLATLEQGLVRDDKTAIYRVLRDAVPDFKGEAA, encoded by the coding sequence CTGCTGGTCGCCTTCTACATCCGCTTCGAGGAGCAGCGGCTGTCGGTGCGCGTCGATCTGCTCTGGATGATGCTGCCGGGGATCATGATCTACGCCGGCATCGTCTATCACTTCTTTCATCTCGACGATGCCAAATGGCGCTTCGCCTCGCTGCCCGACCTCTGGAACATCTTTCGGTCGGCAACGGTGCTCGCGATCACCTTGCTCATCCTCGACTACATCATGGTTGCGCCCAACGTTTACGGCGACTTCTTTTTCGGGAAGGCGACGATCCTGATCTATTGGGTGCTGCAGATGTTCTTTCTGGGCGGCCCGCGGGTCGCCTACCGGTATTTCCGTTATTCCCGCGCACGCATCAAAGCGACCAAGAACGAATCCGCGTTCATTCTTATTCTCGGTCGGGCGGCGGATGCCGAAGTGCTGCTGCGCGCTGTCGAAAGCGGCGCGGTGAAGAAGGTCTGGCCGGTCGGGGTGCTGTCGCAGTCGCCGTCGGATCGCGGACAATCGATCCGTGGCATCCAGGTGCTTGGTAATTTCGACGACCTCGAACGGGCGATCTCGGATCTTGCCGCGCGGGGCACCAACGTCCACCGCGTCGTCCTGACGCCATCGGCTTTCGAGCCGGGGGTTCCGACCGATACACTGCTGATGCGTGCACGCAGGCTTGGATTGTCCACGAGCCGCTTGCCCTCGCTCGATGACAGCGTCGAGGCGTTGCGGCTGGCGCCGGTCAATGTCGAAGACCTGCTGCTGCGGCCCAGCGTAAAGATCGATTACCGGCGGCTGGAGAATTTCATCAAGGGCCGCTCCATCGTCGTCACCGGCGGCGGCGGTTCGATCGGCGCGGAGATCTGCGACCGTGTCGTCACCTTTGGTGCGTCGCGCATTCTGGTGATCGAGAATTCCGAACCCGCATTGCATGCGGTGCTGGAAGCACTGAAGAGCAAGCAGGCGGATGCAGAAATCACCGGCCGCCTTGCCGATATCCGCGATCGTGATCGTATCATGCGCCTCATGTCGGACTTCAAGCCCGACATCGTGTTCCATGCGGCCGCATTGAAGCATGTGCCGCTGCTCGAACGGGATTGGGGTGAGGGCGTCAAGACCAATGTCTTCGGCTCGGTCAATGTCGCCGATGCGGCTGCGGCATCGGGTGCGACGGCGATGGTGATGATTTCCACCGACAAGGCCATCGAGCCTGTTTCGGTGCTCGGTGCGACCAAGCGGTTTGCCGAAATGTATTGTCAGGCACTGGACGGACAATTCGCGCGCAAGGCTGGACCAGGTATGACGCCGATGCGGTTGATCGCAGTTCGCTTCGGTAATGTGCTGGCATCGAACGGGTCGGTGGTGCCGAAGTTCAAGGCACAGATCGAAGCCGGCGGGCCGGTGACGGTCACGCATCCGGACATGGTCCGCTACTTCATGACCATTCGCGAGGCCTGCGATCTCGTCGTCACGTCCGCCACTCATGCGCTCGGACCGGAACGCTCGGATGTTGCCGTCTATGTGCTCAATATGGGTCAGCCGGTGAAGATCGTGGAACTTGCCGAGCGGATCATCCGGCTTTCCGGCCTTGAGCCTGGTCGCGATATCGACGTGACCTTCACTGGCATTCGTCCGGGCGAGCGATTGCACGAAATCCTGTTCGCGCGTGAAGAGCCGACCGCCGAAATTGGCGTCGCCGGCGTTGTTGCGGCACGGCCATTGTCGCCGTCTCTCGAGACGATGCGGGCGTGGCTTGCGACGCTGGAGCAGGGATTGGTGCGCGACGACAAGACCGCGATCTATCGCGTGCTGCGCGATGCTGTTCCCGACTTCAAGGGCGAGGCGGCCTGA
- a CDS encoding NAD-dependent epimerase/dehydratase family protein has translation MMRVLVTGASGFVGCELIQALSKAGYAVRAAARNLSSIKLDVNIETVPLPDLSQPVDWRPLLRDVDAVVHLAGIAHVSNAITEERYDKVNRLATKSLALAASMTPNIRRLVFISSIRAQTGPSADHVLTESDTPAPTDAYGRSKLAAESFVGGYGVPATILRPVVIFGSQARANVAQLMKIASLPFPLPFGAFSNKRSLLALGNMISAIQFVLEQPATAGETYVVADQTPVSVADMISIMRKANGRSPGMISIPPDWIGRALRAAGKADIWDRIGGSLVADAAKLRDAGWKTPVDTPEALAAMIRPPRP, from the coding sequence ATGATGCGTGTCCTTGTCACAGGCGCGAGCGGCTTTGTCGGATGCGAACTGATACAGGCGCTGTCAAAGGCAGGCTATGCCGTGCGCGCGGCTGCGCGCAACCTGTCCTCCATCAAGCTCGACGTGAATATCGAAACGGTTCCGCTTCCTGATCTTTCACAGCCGGTCGACTGGCGTCCCCTGCTTCGGGACGTCGATGCCGTGGTGCATCTCGCCGGCATTGCGCATGTTTCGAACGCGATCACTGAGGAGCGATACGACAAGGTCAACCGGCTCGCGACCAAATCGCTGGCCCTGGCGGCATCGATGACGCCGAACATCCGGCGTCTCGTGTTTATTTCGTCCATCCGCGCACAGACCGGCCCCTCGGCCGATCATGTCCTAACCGAGAGCGATACACCGGCACCGACAGATGCCTATGGCCGCTCCAAGCTCGCCGCTGAAAGCTTTGTCGGCGGTTATGGTGTGCCGGCGACCATCTTGCGTCCGGTCGTGATCTTTGGGTCGCAAGCGCGCGCCAACGTGGCACAGCTCATGAAGATCGCGTCCCTGCCGTTTCCGCTGCCGTTTGGCGCGTTCAGCAACAAGCGCTCGCTGCTGGCGCTCGGTAACATGATATCGGCAATCCAGTTTGTGCTGGAACAGCCCGCTACTGCGGGCGAAACCTACGTGGTCGCCGATCAGACACCGGTATCGGTGGCCGACATGATCTCCATCATGCGCAAGGCGAATGGCCGATCGCCAGGAATGATTTCCATCCCGCCAGATTGGATCGGCAGAGCACTCCGCGCCGCTGGCAAGGCCGATATCTGGGACAGGATTGGTGGCAGCCTCGTCGCCGATGCCGCCAAGCTCCGGGACGCTGGCTGGAAAACGCCTGTAGACACACCAGAGGCCCTCGCAGCGATGATCAGGCCGCCTCGCCCTTGA
- a CDS encoding MraY family glycosyltransferase, producing MSAALEPFRHWTLAALTIVICAAAFTSILIVWLRPWLIRYAMARPNARSSHTTPTPQGGGIAIVTAWIVVSGAAMTATGTWSNQIAFSIVTVFAATILIAVLGAVDDIKPMGVVPRLLFQFIAVASVIAVLPANFQMTPFLPWWLERALLVLAGIWFVNLVNFMDGLDWMTVAEMVPVAGGLVLLGALDVLPPYAVVCALALLGALLGFAPFNRPVARLFLGDVGSLPLGLIVGWLLALLANKGHLAAALLLPLYYLMDATVTLLRRLAKGERVWQAHRSHFYQRATDNGFTVKQVVAHVFGVNVLLVALALLCVQFNTPTAEIAALAAGVVIVGWLLARFSRRRT from the coding sequence ATGAGTGCGGCGCTCGAGCCATTCCGGCATTGGACTTTGGCTGCGCTGACGATCGTCATTTGCGCGGCCGCATTCACGTCCATCCTGATCGTATGGCTGCGACCGTGGCTGATCCGCTATGCGATGGCGCGGCCGAATGCGCGGTCTTCGCACACGACACCGACTCCGCAGGGCGGCGGCATCGCCATCGTCACCGCCTGGATTGTCGTTTCAGGTGCGGCCATGACCGCGACCGGTACATGGTCGAACCAAATCGCGTTCAGCATTGTCACAGTTTTTGCGGCGACGATCCTGATCGCGGTGCTTGGCGCTGTCGACGACATCAAGCCGATGGGCGTCGTTCCTCGCCTGCTCTTTCAATTCATCGCGGTAGCAAGCGTCATTGCGGTCCTGCCAGCCAATTTTCAGATGACGCCTTTTCTGCCCTGGTGGCTGGAGCGCGCTCTGCTGGTCCTGGCGGGCATATGGTTCGTCAACCTCGTCAATTTCATGGATGGCCTCGACTGGATGACAGTCGCGGAGATGGTGCCGGTGGCAGGCGGACTTGTTTTGTTGGGTGCGCTGGATGTTCTGCCTCCTTATGCCGTCGTCTGTGCACTGGCCCTGCTTGGCGCGCTGCTTGGATTTGCTCCGTTCAACCGGCCGGTCGCGCGGCTGTTTCTCGGCGACGTCGGCAGCCTGCCGCTCGGCCTGATTGTCGGGTGGCTGCTGGCCCTGCTGGCCAACAAAGGACATCTTGCCGCGGCGTTGCTGCTGCCGCTCTACTATCTGATGGACGCCACCGTCACGTTGCTGCGGCGCCTGGCAAAAGGTGAGCGCGTCTGGCAGGCGCATCGCAGCCATTTCTACCAGCGCGCGACTGACAACGGTTTCACCGTGAAGCAGGTCGTCGCACATGTGTTTGGCGTGAATGTTCTGCTGGTGGCTCTCGCCCTGCTCTGTGTGCAGTTCAACACCCCGACTGCCGAAATCGCCGCCCTCGCAGCAGGCGTTGTGATTGTGGGATGGCTACTGGCTCGCTTCTCACGAAGGCGCACATGA
- a CDS encoding KpsF/GutQ family sugar-phosphate isomerase: MEASEPAREALLIDSALRTLDAAAGGVGALSAALRDGLGRTLVAAVETIGASQGRLIVTGMGKSGHVARKLAATFASTGTPAFFVHPSEASHGDLGMITKDDVIMALSWSGETAELKNLIDYSRRHRISLIGMTSEAASTLGRAADVVLALPQAREACPHNLAPTTSSLMQLALGDALAIALLEARGFSAQQFHVLHPGGKLGALLKFARDVMRTGEALPIATSGSPMSEAVIEMTAKGVGCIGVVDAHGQLSGIITDGDLRRHMGPGLTESTVDKIMTPSPKCCRPDQLVSEIIEVLNASKITAMFVVEGNRPVGVVHLHDLLRIGAA, translated from the coding sequence ATGGAAGCCAGTGAGCCTGCTCGCGAGGCGCTTCTGATCGATTCCGCCCTGCGGACCCTGGATGCCGCAGCGGGCGGTGTCGGGGCCTTGTCGGCGGCGCTGCGGGACGGCCTTGGCCGGACGCTGGTCGCAGCGGTGGAGACCATCGGCGCCTCGCAGGGGCGCCTGATTGTTACCGGCATGGGAAAATCGGGCCACGTCGCCCGCAAGCTAGCCGCAACCTTCGCGTCCACCGGCACGCCGGCTTTCTTCGTGCATCCGAGCGAGGCGAGCCATGGCGATCTGGGCATGATCACCAAGGACGATGTGATCATGGCCCTCTCGTGGTCCGGCGAAACCGCGGAATTAAAAAACCTCATCGATTATTCGCGGCGGCACCGGATCTCCCTGATCGGCATGACGTCGGAAGCAGCCTCGACTCTTGGCCGCGCGGCCGATGTGGTGCTGGCGCTGCCGCAGGCCCGCGAAGCCTGTCCGCATAATCTGGCTCCGACGACCTCCTCGCTGATGCAGCTCGCGCTGGGCGATGCTCTCGCCATCGCCCTGCTCGAAGCGCGCGGCTTCTCCGCGCAGCAATTCCATGTGCTGCATCCGGGTGGCAAACTCGGCGCGCTGTTGAAATTTGCCCGCGATGTGATGCGGACCGGCGAAGCATTACCGATCGCGACCTCAGGCTCGCCCATGTCGGAGGCCGTGATCGAGATGACGGCGAAAGGCGTCGGCTGTATCGGCGTCGTCGATGCGCATGGCCAGCTCAGCGGAATCATCACCGACGGCGATCTCCGTCGCCACATGGGTCCTGGCCTTACCGAATCCACGGTCGACAAAATCATGACACCAAGCCCGAAATGCTGCCGGCCGGACCAACTCGTCAGTGAAATCATCGAAGTGCTGAACGCGTCGAAAATCACAGCAATGTTTGTGGTGGAAGGCAATCGTCCGGTCGGTGTCGTGCATCTGCACGATTTGCTGCGTATCGGCGCCGCCTGA